Proteins from one Kwoniella shivajii chromosome 1, complete sequence genomic window:
- a CDS encoding carbamoyl-phosphate synthase arginine-specific large chain — MLRTIPVCRPSFAGRSLRSFPSLTVRRVAPQQSRSYAVAAPAVGSFGQVDGEPTLNSPSELARRISAKVLPKLEKPDVKKVLVVGSGGLSIGQAGEFDYSGSQAIKALRESNISTILINPNIATIQTSHHLANEIYFLPVTADYVAYVLEKERPDGILLTFGGQSALNVGIQLDKMGVLERVGVKVLGTPIRTLEVSEDRDLFVQALNEIDIPAAQSTAVSTIQDALNAAKEIGYPIILRSAFSLGGLGSGFAHDEEELRNLAAKSLSLSPQVLIEKSLKGWKELEYEVVRDAADNTIICCNMENFDPLGTHTGDSIVVAPSQTLSDDEYHMLRSAAIKIVRHVGVVGECNVQYALDPHSRDYRVIEMNARLSRSSALASKATGYPLAYTAAKIALGHTLPELPNAVTKSTTACFEPSLDYIVTKMPKWDLAKFQHVERNVGSAMKSVGEVMAIGRTFEESLQKAIRQVDPNFFGFDAYWKPEDMQTALAENNDRRLFAIAHAMLNLDYTVDRLHEITKIDKWFLYKLENIVTVYKQLQSTPFKQIDKDLILTAKKTGFSDLHISQLTGVKEGEVRSKRKSFGVTPFVKRIDTLAAEFPAYTNYLYTTYNASTHDVDFDENGTMVLGSGVYRIGSSVEFDWCAVTCSRAIRDLGKKTIMINYNPETVSTDFDEADRLYFEELNFERVMDIYEMENAEGVVVSVGGQLPQNIALRLKNSGVNVLGTDPEQIDNAEDRHKFSSILDSIGVDQPAWVEATSLESAKAFAAKVGYPVLIRPSYVLSGAAMNVVWDEASLDKNLTAATDVSPLHPVVISQFIDNAQEIDVDAVAHNGQLLVHAVSEHVENAGVHSGDATLVLPPFSLPESDMDRFKEIAQKVAKAFEISGPFNMQIIRKPEENGLPAELKVIECNLRASRSFPFVSKVLGKNFIDIAAAAIMNENVPAPIDLMKEQRDYVAIKVPQFSWTRLPGADPFLGVEMASTGEVASFGKDVHEAYWAALLSVNGFKLPKKNSGILLGGDISRTEMPTIANNLLSLGFKLYTYDGKVENFINEQPNLSIKKIYVPVKDKRKLREVLEENEISCVIDIARSRAVSTSEAEYAARRAAVDFGIPLINNAKLAVLFTETLQKKFHKSPLPYIEGTNPPEVKSWREFVGEERAY, encoded by the exons ATGTTGCGAACCATCCCCGTTTGTCGACCCTCCTTCGCTGGTCGTTCTCTTCGTTCGTTCCCTTCTCTCACTGTTAGGCGAGTAGCGCCACAACAATCTAGATCGTACGCCGTGGCTGCTCCTGCAGTAGGGTCATTCGGTCAAGTAGATGGTGAACCTACTCTCAACTCTCCATCAGAATTGGCCAGACGAATCTCAGCTAAAGTCTTACCTAAGTTGGAGAAACCTGATGTGAAGAAAGTCTTAGTTGTAGGAAGTGGTGGTTTGAGTATTGGTCAAGCGGGAGAGTTTGATTACTCTG GCTCGCAAGCTATTAAAGCACTTCGGGAATCTAATATATCAACAATCCTCATCAACCCAAACATTGCAACCATTCaaacatctcatcacttgGCAAATGAAATTTACTTTTTACCGGTGACAGCAGATTACGTAGCATATGtattggaaaaagaaagacCGGATGGTATCTTATTGACATTTGGTGGTCAATCAGCTTTGAACGTTGGTATACAACTTGATAAAATGGGTGTACTTGAAAGAGTAGGTGTCAAAGTCTTAGGTACTCCAATTAGAACTTTGGAAGTCTCAGAAGATAGAGATTTGTTCGTTCAAGCTTTGAACG AAATCGATATCCCAGCTGCTCAATCAACAGCTGTGTCAACTATTCAAGATGCTCTTAACGCAGCTAAAGAAATCGGTTATCCCATCATTCTTCGTTCCGCGTTCTCTCTCGGTGGTCTCGGTTCAGGTTTCGCtcacgatgaagaagaacttcGAAATCTTGCTGCCAAATCTCTTTCCCTGTCTCCCCAAGTACTGATTGAGAAATCTCtcaaaggatggaaagaacTTGAATACGAAGTCGTCCGAGACGCTGCCGAT AACACCATTATCTGCTGTAACATGGAGAACTTCGATCCTCTCGGTACACACACTGGTGATTCTATCGTTGTCGCACCTTCTCAGACTCTTTCCGACGATGAATACCATATGCTTCGAAGTGCCGCTATCAAGATCGTACGACATGTCGGTGTTGTCGGTGAATGTAAC GTTCAATATGCTCTCGACCCTCACTCTCGAGATTACCGAGTCATCGAGATGAACGCTCGTCTTTCTCGATCTAG TGCCCTTGCTTCGAAAGCTACTGGATACCCTCTTGCATATACTGCCGCCAAGATCGCTCTTGGACACACTCTTCCAGAGCTTCCCAACGCCGTCACTAAATCGACCACTGCTTGTTTCGAACCTTCTCTTGATTACATCGTTACCAAGATGCCTAAATGGGATTTGGCCAAATTCCAACATGTTGAGCGAAACGTTGGATCAGCCATGAAGTCAGTCGGTGAAGTCATGGCTATCGGTCGAACATTTGAAGAATCGTTACAAAAAGCTATTCGACAAGTAGACCCCAACTTCTTTGGATTTGACGCTTATTGGAAACCTGAAGATATGCAAACTGCCCTTGCTGAAAACAACGATCGACGATTATTCGCCATTGCTCATGCCATGTTGAATCTCGACTATACCGTTGATCGATTACATGAGATTACCAAAATCGACAAATGGTTCTTATACAAACTCGAAAATATCGTCACTGTTTATAAACAACTCCAATCTACTCCATTCAAACAAATAGACAAAGATCTTATACTCACAGCTAAGAAAACTGGTTTCTCAGATTTACATATATCTCAATTGACCggtgtcaaagaaggtgaagtgCGATCCAAACGAAAATCATTTGGTGTAACTCCATTTGTCAAACGTATCGATACGCTCGCTGCTGAATTCCCAGCATACACAAATTACCTTTATACCACATATAACGCCTCAACACATGATGTCGACTTTGACGAGAATGGAACTATGGTCTTAGGTTCAGGTGTATACCGAATTGGTTCCTCAGTAGAATTCGATTGGTGTGCAGTAACTTGTTCTAGAGCAATCAGGGATTTGGGTAAAAAAACAATCATGATCAACTATAATCCCGAAACTGTATCTACCGATTTCGACGAAGCCGATAGATTGTATTTCGAAGAGTTGAACTTTGAGAGAGTTATGGATATTTACGAAATGGAAAATGCCGAAGGTGTAGTCGTCAGTGTGGGAG GTCAACTGCCTCAAAACATTGCTCTTCGACTTAAGAACTCCGGTGTCAATGTTCTCGGTACTGATCCCGAACAAATTGACAACGCCGAAGATCGACACAAgttctcttccatcttggACTCTATCGGCGTTGATCAACCTGCATGGGTCGAAGCCACCTCCTTAGAATCTGCTAAAGCTTTCGCTGCTAAAGTCGGATACCCAGTACTTATTCGACCATCTTACGTCCTTTCAGGAGCAGCCATGAACGTCGTCTGGGATGAAGCTTCATTAGATAAAAACTTAACTGCAGCCACAGATGTGTCACCTTTACATCCAGTAGTcatctctcaattcatcGACAACGCCCAAGAAATCGATGTGGACGCAGTAGCTCACAATGGTCAATTACTAGTACATGCCGTTTCAGAACATGTCGAAAACGCAGGTGTACATTCAGGTGATGCGACATTGGTCTTACCACCTTTCTCATTACCCGAAAGTGACATGGATAGATTCAAGGAAATCGCTCAAAAGGTAGCTAAAGCTTTCGAAATCTCCGGTCCATTCAACATGCAAATCATTAGAAAACCAGAAGAAAATGGTCTCCCAGCAGAATTGAAAGTCATCGAATGCAATTTACGGGCTTCTagatcattcccatttgTCTCCAAAGTTTTAGGTAAAAACTTTATCGATATAGCTGCCGCTGCCATCAT GAACGAGAACGTACCTGCTCCAATCGACTTGATGAAAGAACAGAGAGATTACGTCGCAATCAAAGTACCTCAATTCTCCTGGACTCGATTACCAGGTGCCGATCCTTTCTTGGGTGTTGAAATGGCTTCTACAGGTGAAGTCGCATCGTTCGGTAAAGACGTTCATGAGGCATACTGGGCT GCATTACTGTCTGTCAACGGATTCAAATTACCTAAAAAGAACTCTGGTATCTTGTTAGGAGGAGATATCTCCAGGACTGAAATGCCAACGATAGCAAACAACCTGTTATCTCTTGGATTCAAATTATACACATACGATGGAAAAGTCGAAAACTTCATCAATGAACAACCAAACttatcaatcaagaagatatacGTACCCGTGAAAGATAAGAGAAAGCTCAGAGAAGTGttggaagagaatgaaatCTCATGCGTTATAGATATAGCCCGATCCAGAGCTGTATCTACTTCTGAAGCTGAATACGCTGCCAGAAGAGCTGCTGTCGATTTCGGTATTCCT CTTATCAACAACGCTAAACTCGCCGTCTTGTTCACAGAGACATTACAAAAGAAATTCcacaaatcacctttaccttatATCGAAGGAACCAACCCACCTGAAGTTAAATCATGGAGGGAGTTCGTAGGTGAAGAGAGGGCTTATTGA